A single Pseudodesulfovibrio aespoeensis Aspo-2 DNA region contains:
- a CDS encoding cytochrome c biogenesis protein CcdA, with product MHLTRPFLTLFLVLPLLLSGCVCPAQAAPSQPPARTTVEAYSLTDAARAQAGLDWQYVLTITLDMDPDWYTYADDPGGMGKPTSLSGATADTLPIVPIYPAGVAKPDSFDPSVMVNAYPSGIRLFAGVPTASREPFPAVMQLDLLLCHPTKCVPFRRNLAFGDPGLDTAALPRADEQPWWPSLVALAATPPTEMASPSPDTGTGTVGLSPAPQAGADATELVQWSFTPVYLQPGLEVAGLVSAILMGLVAGLILNIMPCVLPVVSLKLSALLNSSSIDKESERISAFREHNAFFALGVIAFFMLLAAVLGVTGQAWGALFQNQWLVLAVAGVILVLSLSLFGLFHLPIIDLKFGVKSASPRVQAFFTGNLTTLLATPCSGPFLGGVLSWSLVQGPAVIATVFASIGLGMASPYLLMALNPRLSRFLPRSGPWIAYVEKSIAFFLIGTAFYLVGIALGSGVLRILAPLWALGLGGWLWIKTRPSAPAMRWTVRTGCLALLVAMVVWTTPAQVTDTAWEPFDPVQLASRIGQERLFVNFTADWCPTCKVLEATVLTPENVAAWKEAYNITFIKVDLTERNMEGEALLQALGSMSIPTAALFTPGEENTSPLVLRDLYTRSQLENILRSWEK from the coding sequence ATGCATCTAACCAGGCCATTTCTCACCTTGTTTCTGGTCCTCCCGCTGCTCCTCTCCGGATGTGTCTGCCCGGCCCAGGCAGCACCGTCCCAGCCCCCTGCCCGGACCACCGTCGAGGCGTATTCGCTGACCGACGCAGCCAGGGCGCAGGCCGGGCTGGACTGGCAATACGTCCTGACCATCACCCTGGACATGGACCCTGACTGGTACACCTATGCCGATGACCCTGGCGGCATGGGCAAGCCCACCAGCCTGTCCGGGGCCACGGCAGACACCCTGCCCATCGTCCCCATCTACCCGGCAGGGGTTGCCAAGCCCGATTCCTTTGACCCTTCTGTCATGGTCAATGCCTACCCCAGCGGCATCCGCCTCTTCGCCGGTGTTCCCACAGCCAGCCGCGAGCCGTTCCCGGCGGTCATGCAGCTCGACCTGCTCCTGTGCCACCCGACCAAATGCGTGCCCTTCCGGCGCAACCTCGCCTTTGGCGACCCAGGACTGGACACCGCCGCCCTGCCGCGCGCCGACGAGCAGCCCTGGTGGCCCTCCCTCGTGGCCCTGGCGGCCACGCCCCCGACTGAAATGGCCTCGCCCTCGCCAGATACTGGCACGGGCACGGTCGGCCTGTCCCCCGCGCCGCAGGCCGGGGCCGATGCGACGGAGCTTGTCCAGTGGAGCTTCACCCCGGTCTACCTGCAACCCGGCCTGGAGGTGGCGGGCCTGGTCTCGGCCATCCTGATGGGGCTTGTGGCCGGGCTGATCCTCAACATCATGCCGTGCGTCCTGCCCGTGGTCAGCCTCAAGCTCTCGGCCCTGCTCAATTCCTCGTCCATCGACAAAGAGAGCGAGAGGATCAGCGCCTTCCGGGAGCACAACGCCTTCTTCGCCCTGGGGGTGATCGCCTTTTTCATGCTCCTGGCCGCAGTGCTGGGCGTCACGGGCCAGGCTTGGGGCGCGCTCTTCCAGAATCAATGGCTGGTGCTGGCCGTGGCCGGGGTCATCCTTGTCCTGTCCTTGAGCCTGTTCGGCCTGTTCCATCTGCCGATCATAGATCTGAAATTCGGGGTCAAGAGCGCCAGCCCACGCGTGCAGGCGTTCTTCACCGGCAACCTGACCACCCTGCTGGCCACGCCGTGCAGCGGGCCATTCCTGGGCGGCGTGCTCAGCTGGTCGCTGGTGCAGGGGCCAGCGGTCATCGCCACGGTCTTTGCCTCCATCGGGCTGGGCATGGCCTCGCCCTACCTGCTCATGGCCCTGAATCCGCGCCTCTCGCGCTTCCTGCCGCGCTCCGGTCCCTGGATCGCCTATGTGGAGAAATCCATCGCCTTCTTTCTTATCGGCACCGCCTTCTACCTCGTGGGCATCGCCCTTGGCAGCGGAGTCCTGCGCATCCTGGCCCCGCTCTGGGCGTTGGGCCTTGGCGGCTGGCTCTGGATCAAGACCCGGCCCTCTGCCCCGGCCATGCGGTGGACCGTGCGCACAGGCTGTCTCGCCCTGCTGGTGGCCATGGTCGTCTGGACCACCCCGGCCCAGGTGACGGACACGGCCTGGGAACCCTTTGACCCGGTGCAGCTCGCCAGCCGCATCGGCCAGGAGCGGCTTTTTGTCAACTTCACCGCCGACTGGTGCCCCACCTGCAAGGTGCTCGAAGCCACGGTCCTGACGCCGGAGAACGTGGCTGCGTGGAAAGAGGCGTACAACATCACGTTCATCAAGGTGGACCTGACCGAACGCAACATGGAGGGCGAGGCCCTGCTCCAGGCCCTGGGCAGCATGAGCATCCCGACGGCGGCCCTGTTCACGCCGGGCGAGGAAAACACCTCCCCACTGGTGCTGCGCGACCTCTACACCCGATCTCAGCTTGAAAACATATTGAGATCGTGGGAGAAGTAG
- the nifJ gene encoding pyruvate:ferredoxin (flavodoxin) oxidoreductase — translation MPKKMKTMDGNTAAAHVAYAMTETAAIYPITPSTPMGEIADEWAAQGRKNIFDQKVQIRQMQSEAGAAGAVHGSLAGGALTCTFTASQGLLLMIPNMYKISGELLPGVFHVSARAVAAHALSIFGDHQDVMACRQTGFAMLFSNSVQEVMDLALVAHVAAVEASLPVMSVFDGFRTSHEIQKIEVIDYEDMKPLLNQDKLAAFRARSMNPEHPNIRGTAQNPDIYFQGREAANAYHDAIPAIVEATMKKVGKLTGRKYKLFDYVGHPKADRIIIAMGSGCEAIEEVVNSLNAGGRKVGLVKVRLFRPFSVRHMLAVIPKTVKKIAVLDRTKEPGALGDPLYLDICAAYAGRKEAPKIVGGRYGLGSKELTPAMVKAVFDSLSKPRHGFTVGITDDVTNTSLPVAEVIDTTPAGTVQCKFWGLGADGTVGANKQAIKIIGDNTKLYAQGYFAYDSKKSGGITISHLRFGKKPIQSTYLITDADYIACHNPSYVNVYDILEGIKDGGTFVLNCPWTAKEMDDHLPVAMRRTIAQKGLKFYTVDAVKIAQKVGLGGRINMIMQTAFFKLADVIPFAKAVALLKDGIKKEYGKKGDKIVNMNYAAVDSAVDAIVEIPVPASWKKLKDDAPARRDEPEYVTSVMRPVLGQKGDTVPVSAFSHDGTMPSATSRFEKRGVAISVPEWLKDNCIQCNQCAFVCPHSAIRAVLADPAELKKAPKTFEVLDAVGKDVKGQKFRIQINTLDCMGCGNCADVCPAKEKALVMQPIVSQTPVQTPNFDFSQTIAYKDAFGRDTVKGSQFRQSLMEFSGACAGCGETPYVKVITQLFGERMVIANATGCSSIWGASAPTTPYCVNRDGYGPAWGNSLFEDAAEFGFGIEMAIDQRRSHLIELAKQAAESETGAVKTALNQWLEGRDDPDQSREAGDALKKALKGARKQLLKEIASMADLFTKKSVWVFGGDGWAYDIGYGGLDHVIASGKDINILVMDTEVYSNTGGQSSKATPLGSIAKFAASGKTTGKKDLGRMAMTYGYVYVASVAMGANKQQFLKAVKEAEAYKGPSLIIAYAPCINQGIKKGMGKTQFEQKLAVDSGYWPLYRFNPLLADEGKNPFLLESKAPDGTLQEFLSGENRYAMLERFYPEFSKQFRAEIEKDYSRRYEALKLMADGGCEEK, via the coding sequence ATGCCCAAGAAAATGAAGACAATGGACGGCAACACCGCCGCTGCGCACGTGGCCTACGCCATGACCGAGACGGCGGCCATCTACCCCATCACGCCATCCACGCCCATGGGCGAGATCGCCGATGAATGGGCCGCACAGGGGCGCAAGAACATCTTCGACCAGAAGGTGCAGATCCGGCAGATGCAATCCGAAGCGGGCGCGGCGGGCGCGGTGCATGGCTCGCTCGCGGGCGGCGCGCTGACCTGCACCTTCACCGCGTCCCAGGGCCTGCTGCTCATGATCCCCAACATGTACAAGATTTCCGGCGAGCTCCTGCCCGGCGTCTTTCATGTCTCGGCCCGGGCCGTGGCCGCACACGCCCTGTCCATCTTCGGCGACCACCAGGACGTCATGGCCTGCCGCCAGACCGGATTCGCCATGCTCTTTTCCAACTCGGTCCAGGAGGTCATGGACCTCGCCCTGGTGGCCCACGTGGCCGCTGTCGAGGCGTCGCTCCCGGTCATGAGCGTGTTCGACGGCTTCCGCACCTCGCACGAGATCCAGAAGATCGAGGTCATCGACTACGAGGACATGAAACCGTTGCTGAACCAGGACAAGCTGGCCGCCTTCCGCGCCCGGTCCATGAACCCGGAGCACCCGAACATCCGGGGCACGGCCCAGAACCCGGACATCTATTTCCAGGGCCGCGAGGCGGCCAACGCCTATCACGACGCCATCCCGGCCATCGTCGAGGCGACCATGAAGAAAGTCGGCAAGCTGACCGGACGCAAGTACAAGCTCTTCGACTATGTGGGCCACCCCAAGGCGGACCGCATCATCATCGCCATGGGCTCCGGCTGCGAGGCCATTGAGGAAGTGGTCAACTCCCTCAATGCCGGCGGCAGGAAGGTCGGGCTGGTCAAGGTCCGGCTGTTCCGGCCCTTTTCCGTCAGGCACATGCTCGCGGTCATCCCCAAGACCGTCAAAAAGATCGCTGTCCTCGACCGGACCAAGGAACCCGGCGCGCTGGGCGACCCGCTCTACCTCGACATTTGCGCCGCCTACGCAGGCCGCAAGGAAGCGCCCAAGATCGTCGGTGGCCGCTACGGCCTCGGCTCCAAGGAACTCACCCCGGCCATGGTCAAGGCAGTCTTCGACAGCCTGTCAAAGCCCAGGCACGGCTTCACCGTGGGCATCACCGACGATGTCACCAACACCTCCCTGCCCGTGGCCGAGGTCATCGACACCACGCCTGCGGGCACGGTGCAGTGCAAGTTCTGGGGCCTTGGCGCAGACGGCACGGTGGGCGCCAACAAGCAGGCCATCAAGATCATCGGCGACAACACCAAACTCTATGCCCAGGGCTATTTCGCCTATGATTCCAAGAAGTCGGGCGGCATCACCATCTCGCATCTGCGCTTTGGCAAGAAGCCCATCCAGTCCACCTACCTGATCACCGACGCCGATTACATCGCCTGCCACAACCCGAGCTACGTCAACGTCTACGACATCCTCGAAGGGATCAAGGACGGCGGCACCTTTGTCCTCAACTGTCCCTGGACGGCCAAGGAGATGGACGACCACCTGCCCGTTGCCATGCGCCGGACCATCGCCCAGAAGGGGCTGAAATTCTACACCGTGGACGCGGTCAAGATCGCGCAAAAGGTGGGCCTCGGCGGGCGCATCAACATGATCATGCAGACCGCCTTCTTCAAACTGGCGGATGTGATACCCTTTGCCAAGGCCGTGGCTCTGCTCAAGGACGGCATCAAGAAGGAATACGGCAAAAAAGGCGACAAGATCGTCAACATGAACTATGCCGCCGTGGACAGCGCGGTGGACGCCATCGTCGAGATACCCGTCCCCGCCTCGTGGAAGAAGCTCAAGGACGACGCCCCGGCCAGACGCGACGAGCCGGAATACGTGACCAGTGTCATGCGCCCGGTGCTGGGCCAAAAAGGCGACACCGTGCCTGTCTCGGCCTTTTCGCACGACGGCACCATGCCCTCGGCCACCAGCCGGTTCGAAAAGCGCGGCGTGGCCATCAGCGTGCCCGAATGGCTCAAGGACAACTGCATCCAGTGCAACCAGTGCGCGTTCGTCTGCCCCCATTCGGCCATCCGCGCCGTGCTGGCCGACCCCGCCGAGCTGAAGAAGGCCCCCAAGACCTTTGAAGTGCTCGACGCCGTGGGCAAGGATGTCAAGGGCCAGAAGTTCCGCATCCAGATCAACACCCTCGACTGCATGGGCTGCGGCAACTGCGCCGACGTCTGCCCGGCCAAGGAAAAGGCGCTGGTCATGCAGCCCATCGTCAGCCAGACTCCGGTCCAGACACCCAACTTCGACTTCTCGCAGACCATTGCCTACAAGGACGCCTTTGGCCGCGACACGGTCAAGGGCAGCCAGTTCCGCCAGTCGCTCATGGAGTTCTCCGGCGCGTGCGCTGGCTGCGGCGAAACGCCCTACGTCAAGGTCATCACCCAGCTCTTCGGCGAGCGCATGGTCATTGCCAACGCAACGGGCTGCTCGTCCATCTGGGGCGCGAGCGCGCCGACCACGCCGTACTGCGTCAACCGCGACGGCTACGGCCCGGCCTGGGGCAACTCCCTGTTCGAGGACGCCGCCGAGTTCGGCTTCGGCATCGAGATGGCCATCGACCAGCGACGCTCCCACCTGATCGAACTGGCCAAGCAGGCCGCGGAAAGCGAAACCGGCGCGGTCAAAACCGCCCTGAACCAGTGGCTCGAAGGCCGCGACGATCCCGACCAGTCGCGCGAGGCGGGCGACGCGCTGAAGAAAGCCCTCAAGGGTGCCAGGAAACAGCTCCTCAAGGAGATCGCCTCAATGGCCGACCTGTTCACCAAGAAGTCGGTCTGGGTCTTTGGCGGCGATGGCTGGGCCTACGACATCGGCTACGGCGGACTCGACCACGTCATCGCGTCCGGCAAGGACATCAACATCCTGGTCATGGATACCGAGGTGTACTCCAACACCGGCGGCCAGTCGTCCAAGGCCACGCCGCTGGGCTCCATCGCCAAGTTCGCGGCCTCGGGCAAGACCACGGGCAAGAAGGACCTGGGGCGCATGGCCATGACCTACGGCTACGTCTACGTGGCCTCGGTGGCCATGGGCGCCAACAAGCAGCAGTTCCTCAAGGCCGTCAAGGAAGCCGAGGCCTACAAGGGACCGTCGCTCATCATCGCCTACGCCCCGTGCATCAACCAGGGCATCAAGAAGGGCATGGGCAAGACCCAGTTCGAGCAGAAGCTGGCTGTTGACTCCGGCTACTGGCCGCTCTACCGCTTCAACCCGCTCCTGGCCGACGAGGGCAAGAACCCCTTCCTGCTCGAATCCAAGGCCCCGGACGGCACCCTCCAGGAGTTCCTCTCCGGCGAGAACCGCTACGCCATGCTGGAGCGGTTCTACCCGGAATTCTCCAAGCAGTTCAGGGCGGAGATCGAAAAAGACTACTCCAGACGCTACGAAGCCCTCAAGCTCATGGCTGACGGCGGCTGCGAAGAAAAGTAG
- a CDS encoding MFS transporter — MAESTHTRRSSPLTAVLASGFLAALGVGLFSFTLPLVSLDERVGGAWLGSGFAGFFLVRLLIAPLAGWWADRVGARLPLLLASALGACAPLAHFIHPGLGTLYGVQFILGMVSGLFRPVGMAALGGTVNRERLSHWFAVHALLFNVAMFIGPLAGGALYLGRRMEPVLLGLGACMLLAFLVVLLFLPGKAGAGTVAEAAASPGPRPSLRPSLADWLGVLLAVAGRTLGVGLVATFYPIYLSAILGRNGLAVGLLFSIPSLAVCLGLPVAVRVFRDVPHGVLTVWGMSVSAAALFAIGASSEPWQLAVFGAAMGLGTAVSVPASMSLASSLSPRQGQVFGAAHVASGVGFVLGPLLGGVVVQQTHQVGMVFQMAAVIGGLCCTPLLARMLMERLHYGRAVALSVAGLCALLLAGAGGVMVDAQMRAAGPSQSGLYRHTDVAMGTVVNLTLATDSRKAADDAARRCIGLMRELQADYDHRNPTGSVGRINRAAGKGWVEPTPRAHALIRRAVEHGRVSNGVFDPTIGALTTSPMYYMMDESLARSMKGLVDYRLVNFEEGTGRVRLERQGMALDLGGIAKGTIIDAAVRLLRTLGVEAGIVEAGGDFYAFGDRDWSVGIRHPRADTVHRTVTVRERAVCGSGDYQQFVMLERDGRTTLKHHIIDPADMEPAQSSTGVTVIALSAELADALATTLFIMGPDQGARFVRAQYPGASALWFGPDLTVTEMAGFPE, encoded by the coding sequence ATGGCCGAAAGCACGCATACCCGGCGCAGCAGCCCCCTGACCGCAGTTCTGGCGAGCGGATTTCTCGCCGCGCTCGGCGTCGGGCTGTTCTCCTTCACCCTGCCCCTGGTCAGCCTGGACGAGCGGGTGGGTGGGGCGTGGCTGGGCAGCGGGTTTGCCGGGTTCTTTCTTGTCCGGCTGCTGATCGCGCCCCTGGCCGGGTGGTGGGCCGACCGGGTCGGCGCGCGCCTGCCCCTGCTGCTCGCCTCGGCCCTTGGGGCGTGCGCCCCGCTGGCCCATTTCATCCATCCCGGCCTTGGCACCCTCTACGGTGTCCAGTTCATCCTCGGCATGGTTTCCGGGCTCTTCAGGCCCGTGGGCATGGCCGCCCTTGGCGGCACCGTGAACCGTGAGCGGCTCTCCCATTGGTTCGCCGTGCACGCGCTGCTGTTCAACGTGGCCATGTTCATTGGCCCGCTGGCCGGGGGCGCGCTCTACCTGGGCAGGCGCATGGAGCCTGTCCTGCTCGGCCTTGGCGCCTGTATGCTCCTGGCCTTTCTCGTCGTGCTCCTGTTCCTGCCGGGCAAGGCCGGGGCGGGGACCGTGGCCGAGGCGGCGGCCAGCCCCGGTCCGCGACCCAGTCTGCGCCCGAGTCTGGCCGACTGGCTGGGCGTACTCCTGGCCGTGGCTGGCAGGACGCTCGGCGTCGGTCTGGTTGCGACCTTCTATCCCATCTATCTTTCCGCGATTCTGGGGCGCAACGGTCTGGCGGTGGGCCTGCTCTTTTCCATCCCCAGCCTGGCCGTCTGCCTGGGACTGCCCGTGGCCGTCCGGGTCTTTCGCGATGTTCCCCATGGCGTGCTCACGGTCTGGGGCATGTCGGTCAGCGCGGCAGCCCTGTTCGCCATCGGGGCCAGTTCCGAACCGTGGCAGCTGGCGGTGTTTGGCGCGGCCATGGGGCTTGGCACTGCCGTGTCCGTGCCCGCGTCCATGTCCCTGGCATCGAGCCTGTCCCCCAGGCAGGGGCAGGTGTTTGGCGCGGCCCACGTGGCTTCGGGCGTGGGGTTTGTGCTCGGCCCGCTGCTCGGCGGGGTGGTGGTGCAGCAGACCCATCAGGTGGGGATGGTCTTTCAGATGGCGGCGGTCATCGGCGGGCTGTGCTGCACGCCGCTGCTGGCCCGCATGCTCATGGAAAGACTGCATTACGGGCGTGCGGTGGCTCTGTCGGTTGCCGGGCTGTGCGCCCTACTGCTGGCAGGCGCTGGCGGGGTGATGGTCGATGCGCAGATGCGGGCTGCCGGCCCGTCGCAATCGGGCCTCTACCGGCACACGGATGTGGCCATGGGCACGGTGGTCAACCTGACGCTGGCCACGGACAGTCGCAAGGCGGCGGACGATGCCGCCCGGCGGTGCATCGGCCTGATGCGCGAGTTGCAGGCGGACTATGACCATCGCAACCCGACGGGCTCGGTGGGCCGGATCAACCGGGCGGCGGGCAAGGGGTGGGTCGAGCCAACCCCGCGTGCCCATGCCCTCATCCGCCGGGCCGTGGAGCATGGCCGGGTCAGCAACGGGGTGTTTGATCCCACCATCGGAGCGCTGACCACCTCGCCCATGTACTATATGATGGACGAGTCCCTGGCCCGGTCCATGAAAGGGCTGGTGGACTATCGGCTCGTGAATTTCGAGGAGGGGACAGGTCGGGTCCGGCTGGAGCGCCAGGGCATGGCCCTTGACCTGGGCGGCATTGCCAAGGGGACGATCATCGATGCCGCTGTCAGGCTGCTGCGCACACTGGGCGTCGAGGCGGGCATTGTCGAGGCGGGCGGCGATTTCTACGCCTTTGGCGACCGCGACTGGAGCGTGGGCATCCGCCATCCCCGCGCGGACACGGTCCACCGGACGGTCACGGTGCGCGAAAGGGCGGTCTGCGGCTCCGGCGACTATCAGCAGTTCGTCATGCTGGAGCGCGATGGCCGGACCACGCTCAAGCACCACATCATCGACCCGGCGGACATGGAGCCAGCCCAATCCTCCACCGGGGTGACGGTCATCGCCCTGAGCGCGGAGCTGGCCGACGCCCTGGCCACCACCCTGTTCATCATGGGGCCGGACCAGGGCGCGCGCTTCGTGCGTGCGCAGTATCCCGGCGCGTCGGCCCTGTGGTTCGGCCCGGACCTCACAGTGACCGAGATGGCGGGATTCCCCGAATAA